The Castanea sativa cultivar Marrone di Chiusa Pesio chromosome 4, ASM4071231v1 sequence ATTGTGCTTTACAAAAGTATTTCAAGTTCTTTCacgttgttcaaaataaagaaaaaaagtttctttgTGCTACACATTTTTAGACTTTGTTTTCAACCCTCCAGAGTAAACCATCCACCTTTCTGCAGGGAAATTTCTTTGCTAGTTTCCTACTGGGTTGGAGCGTCACAACAGTCTCTGGCGTCTGTGCCTACCCCTTCGACACAGTGAGACGGAGAATGATGATGACCTCTGGACAACCTGTAAAGTACCGTAATGCCATGCATGCTTTTAGAGAGATCGTTCACCAAGAGGGTTTTGCAGCATTGTTTCGTGGAGTCGCTGCAAATATGCTTCTTGGTGTGGCAGGGGCTGGGGTACTTGCGGGATATGATCAGCTTCACAAAATTGCATACAGACATGGTCATTCTTTTGAGTCACATCAAGGAGTTCTTAAGTAAATCATCGTCATTGGATTTGTATATTATTAcagattataaattttttacccAAGAAGGGtccattgaaaattttcatatagTAAAGAGGGGAAAAgatgaaggaaagaaagaagaggcTAGGAAGTAAACATGGATCTTTTGGGACAGCTTCCCCCTTGAATGCAATGTCTTTGTACAGCTAATAATTCTGCTGTTTTATTTGTGACACTTTGTACGATAATAGTTTTTATTAATAGAACTAGGTTTTTTTGGTGGTAGTACCATTCTGTCTTATTTTGGAACTGTTTCAAAGACACGAAGTGAAAATTTTGCCCAATGTCAAGTCACATAACAGGTGATGGCTTTGTCAGTTATCTTTTTTGGACTCACtaaatgttcatgcattttcttcttttgttgtttcATTTCTCCTTCGAAATGATTGTGTAGAGAACCTAAATCTTCTTGTATCATCATATTCCGCAATCTGGCCATCAATTGTGCTTTACATCCTAATTTTAGCATCGGAGGAGTGAAGAAGTCATGCCCTCAAAAATCTTCTTTCCTGTGCTGCCTAAATTCAATGCCTATGATTATGATGCATTATATTACCTTGAGCAGTAGTTATTTTACAGCCGTTGTTGTACACAACCACACACACTCCGCACTAAAATCGTGACTTGAAGTCATTATTTAAGTGCAAAGTATGTGTATATGGTTATGTACAATAATGGAGTGTGCACTAGGATTTTGTTAaatctttcaattttcaacCGAAAAATGCTTATTTTTTAATGCTTCAAAGACCAGCCCAAAATGGAGACTAATTATGTAAAAATTCCTAGAGTCCCATAGGGGTTTCATAATAGAACTTACcttcccccaaaatttttttttttcaaaataaaataattagggTCTTAAGaattttattacaaagaaattataaattgatTAGTTGCTGAGCATGGGCCCACTTACCCTGGTCTATTAGATTTTACTATTGTTGGGTTTGATTTGTGTTTTATTCTTGAGAAATATTGAAGCTACTTAACGAGGAAGAGcaaaatttcatattattacCTATTTGTTGTGACATAATATGGATGACAAGAAACCCCATTATGAGGCAAAGTGAAGGAAGTTCTTGGTCCTATGGTTTTaagtagaaaaattaattatatttatacttCCCATATTTTATCTTGGGACTGtgcaagtgaagaaaaactaaGAAGGAATGTGTGGGACCCTCCCATCCCCCTTTTATGAAAGTAAACTTTGTGCCCGTTTGTTTCAACGTTTTGAGCTCAAAAagtcactttttcaaaaagccagctttttatgtgtgtttggttaagcacaaaacgcaactttttgaaaaaagttgcgttttgtaTTTGTGAAGAAACGCGCAAGCCAATTATGGAGCTCTGGAGGTCCATAACCAAAAAGTTCATGCGCGTTCTGAAGCTATCCGTTGGGCTCTtccaaaaattaccaaattacccaTGAAAAATCATCAGTTCTCACGCTAATGCTCAAGCCCTGGcctgagaaatttttttctaggAATAATTCTCAAAGGTACCGAAAATTACCAAATCACTAACGTCTCTCAGctaaggaaaataataataataacaactatccaaatccaaacacacaaaaatttataacaaattcccaaatcagctaaggaaaaaaaaaatcaatcccttGCAAATTAGGATTCctcaaaatgcaaaataaaaaaacaacagaATATACCAAAATCTTTCCAATGGAGTTCTGTGGACGGATGATTTCTTGACAACGGATGAGTAATTGGCCATCCCACACAAGGGTTTCTTGCGGTAGCTCTGTGGACAAATAAGTTTttgcagagaaaaaaaaaaaagagaggaagaggaGAGCTCTGTGGAATGTCTTGAGTAAGGACGAAGTGGCTGGAGGAAATGGCTAGgaagaagagaggaaagaaggaaaaaaggaaaagtgtaatacgtgggtggaggagaaaaaaagagtgggaaaaaaaaaagaaaaaaaaaaaaggaaaaaagatgtGGTGCAgtacgtgtgtggaggagaaaaaaagagagaaagaaaaatgaaaagaagaagaagaagaaaatgctattacaatattttcacaaaaaattttaatataggagagaaaaaaataattttttaagaaagagaaaaagaaataattttaatagtacgttcaaattaaaattattatcaatttttatcacaatattttcacaataaatcttaagtggtaagttattattagctaatattggtgagaaaaaaataatttttatagaaagagaaaaaaataattttaatagtatgctcaaattaaaatcagtatcaattttttatcacaatattttcacaataaatcttaagtggtaagttattattagctaatattggtgagaaaaaaataatttttatagaaagagaaaaaaataattttaatagtatgctcaaattaaaatcagtatcaattttttatcacaatattttcacaataaatcttaagtggtaagttattattagctaatattggtgagaaaaaaataatttttttagaaagagaaaaaaagaattgtaataatacgttcaaattaaaatcagtatcaattatcacaatattttcacaatactttcacaataaatcttaagtggtaagttattattagctaatattggtgagaaaaaataatttcacaatattaatttaagtatgaaataaacttcCTTATATAGACATTGtcctttttagtaatttacctCTCAAACtaccacttttataagtgctagccaaacactcagctttttcaaaaagcactttttaacagtttttaccaaacactcagctttttgaaaaatcactttttcattatacactttttaaaaactcaactttttcattatacactttttcaaaaagcctaaccaaactcaccctttgATACAGCCGTTAGTGAGGAGAGAGCATACTTAGTAGTGGTGGGTAgaaatcattataaaaaaaaagtactatatGCTTGGGCAGAATTGACACTAGACTAAGACCCTCTAAAAGTAGAAGCTAAGGTGGCCTAATTTGTTGTAGGAAAAGTAACAAAGTTGGGTTACAAGCATGTTATTTGCAAAAGAGATGTTCTGAATGTTATTCTCCTACTTCAGAAACTGCAGTCCATGAAAGTGTGTTCCCTTAATATAATGCAAACTACAAAGATTTATAGCATAATGAGTAGATATGGGAGTGAGCATAAATTGAATGATCAAGTAAACAAAGAATATGATAGGTCAAGTAAAAGTGAAATAGGTAAGGCTGGCAGGCTGCCAACCAGTTTGCAGTAGAGTGTGGAATTCGAGAGAGGTTAGCTATCAAAGGCAGTAAGCTTCAAATTAACCTCCAAAGGAATATAAAGTCTTCCTATCCGTTCATCAAACATAACCTTTTGCCAAAAGGTTTCAATACTAGCACCGCAATAAGTATAGGGTTGATAGGTAAAGAATGTGTTGAcctttgtgataaattaattggttaattaatccaattaacatgtaAAACGCGttgtagcacaaacaaattaccaactaagttaatatgcagcgaaaaataaagttgacacggtgatttgtttacgaatgaagAAAACCCCCAAGGCAAAAACTTCAcaaggtgattttaaggtcaccactttcgagaatttattattatcacaataaatggTTACAAGTGTGTTCATAAAAGTGCAGTCCATCAAACTGTGTTCCCTTAATATAATGAAAACTACAAAGATCTATAGCATAATGAGTAGATATGGGAGTGAGCATAAATTGAATGATCAAGTGAACATAGAATATGATAGGTCAAGTAAAAGTGAAATAGGTAAGGTTGGCAGGCTGCCAACCAGTTTGCAGTAGAGTGTGGAATTCGAGAGAGGTTAGCTATCAAAGGCAGTAAGCTTCAAATTAACCTCCAAAGAAATAGATATAGTCTTCCTATCAGTTCATCAAACATAACCTTTTGCCAAAAGGTTTCGTTACTAGCCCCGCAATAAGTATAGggttgataggccaagaatgtgtTAAcctttgtgataaattaattggttaattaatccaattaacatgcaaaacgcgtggtagcacaaacaaatcaccaactaagttaatatacagcggaaaataaagttgacacgatgatttgtttacgaatgaggaaagcctctaaggcaaaaacctcaccaggtgattttaaggtcaccactcccgagaatctactattatcacaacaaacggttacaagtaaaggaatcccagtatcttatactaacctacagttgaacccttaccccaatacacaattggacttgttttgtagtgacaatctctcattttcaatgcacggctcccagtacgtgaatAACCAATAGATACGCGGATCTCAGTATGCgccttaatcaccaacttgagaaagatgttggctgcaaagttctttagttcatcaacatgatgaagatcacgaaacttcttggtcacaaaacccaacggcgtacaaatgcagtagcttctttaagagaaagatgaattagggcaaattttgtttttgatcacaatttgcatgaacaaaattttgctacacaCTCACACAACTGTGcccctttgacggcccttaaaataatccttatatatgtttagagttgtgagaaaagaaaacctaaacatgtacacacggattggagtgaaattaaatctgaaaaactgattctCATAAATTtcaatagatagggtatctattgagcagctgtcgagcatcgaGCTAAAGtagccttttaaacctcgatagatgctatttGTCGAGCTAGCTAtagagctttaaaatccagcacttcttcacttgtttcttagacagatttgcatggcttcaatacttggacttgaattcttgttccttaaagtattaaacacattctagatctacccaattacaaataaagtgtgttttgtcaaaggattagccaattctaaatgacatatattcctaacatgattcacatatgtcctaatagaGGTTCATGAAGAGTGGCAATGACAAAGAAGAAATGGCAATCaatgagatgagatgagatggAGGAACTCTTTCCTAACTAGAGTGAAGAAAATATAAGGCTAATGGAGGCTCAAAATAGTGTGATGGAGCAGGATTCAACGTGCGTTAAGAGGGGTTGAAGTAGAAGCATCTGTTGAGTTAGATTCCATGATAGAAGTATTTGAAGGCTTGTGTTAAAAGGTTAATAGAAGGGTATGTGAATATAAGAGACATGACAAAGAATGGCTAGCTGATCCAGACACTAGAGAAGGTTTGGTGTTTCCAAATTTCTCATGTCAGGAGATATGTACGTCTGGCAGTAGGGTCATAGCAAAGATAACCCCTTTGAGAAAAATCCATTAACCCAAGAAGTAACATAACTAGCATTGGAAATCAAGTTTTGAATGTTCAAGGAAGGGTAATGAAACAAGCACACCAAAGACATGAACGGGGAAGTAGTCAGAGACTCTACCATGCAGAAGTTCAAACGATGATTTATTGTGAGTAATAGATGAGGGAATATGATTATTGGTGTGGACAGTAGTAAGGGCAGCCTCATCCTAAAACCCTTTAGGAACAAAGACAAAATTGAATTGGGTGCTGATTGCATTAAGAATGTGTTATGTTTTCGTTCTATGCGACTATTCTATTGAGAGTTATAGAGATTTCTGATATAGCTAGAAACATAATACCTCTCAATCCTAAAACCTCCTAAAAACTAATCCTATGCAGCCTCATTCTAAAACCTCCTTGATACCAATCAATATATTGAGAATTAATGAAATTCAATACCTCTTGATCTATCAAGCTACAAGATTTCTAATATAGACAGTAACATATTATTCTAAGtggctatttgtttatgagtttgtGTAACCTAATATGAGACCTATTTAAAaacccattaagctcctatttgaTTAAGGTGGTAGAGATAGAAAACCTTAGAGCTTCCTAatttttcataaggttttcaTATTGAAACCCAAGCCTCCACCTTTTGAACCTACTCTTGTGTGCATATGGGTTTTGTACCAAGTAAAGTCTCCAGTACCAACAATCGAAGATcttattgttgtttttgtgtgaaGCTGCTGCATATCAACTATAACAATCAAAATGGTTGTTGTgaagttagtcacatactaggatccaTGCAAAGGAGAAGGCTTCTACAAGATCAAATCTAATTGGAGATTGGAGTAAAGGTTTAACTATAGGTTAGTATTTTAGGATAGGACAATGGAGTAAGATTCATTATTCTTGTAATTGCTTATTTCTTGATTAGTGGGTTTTTTGAGAGTGGTGACCTAAAATTCACTTTGTAGGGTTTTTGTCTCAAAGATTTTCCCCATTGTGATCAAATCgtcatgtcaaatttattttccactgcatttaatttaatatggTGATTTGATTGTTCTTTCATGTAATTTGcatataatttgaataattaatcaacttaggtaattgaattaattaatagaGATCAATCTCTTTTAACATCTGACCTAGTGAGAAGGGGCTTGAAATTGGTTCTTAAGTTGTAACTTGCAACACTTTGAGGTGAGAGGATCTAATTAGAATCTCTATATGCCtgattattattaaaaaaaaaaaatctctatatGCCTTTGCACAATTTGTTTACAATactaaaaacatgaaaaatgtgtGAAATATGCTAACAAAAGGGTAATCAAATGGCACAAATAGTGTAGCCATATATAGAAGATAACTATTTGACACAACCACAAATTCCAACTTAAATGTTAATTATATAACATATGATATCTATATTTAGGAATTGTATCGCGTATAAGTTAAgaaccccaaaattttaaaatcgtAAGAGGGTGTGAGAACAATGATAAGTtggaattatatatattatttacttgAAAAAGTAGGATTAGACACATTTGATTTTGTAGCCATGTGCTGATGTGCATAAGGACTTTTTGAACATTAGTTtgatatgttaaaatttttttattaatatatccttttttttcttcttcttcttttttatcaaaaaacataaattccatttttttgaaacaaacttTACATTTACAGACAGAACTCCCAAGCAGAGCTggcatatatcatatatatatatatatatatgccaagTCTCAGACGTTCCACAGCCAAATTATCTAACACAATTATCAACAATTATATTAAGCTAAAAGCCAAAAATTCTTATGTCGCTTGGTTGTAAtcaaaaaccctccaagcttcttgctcttCCTCCTCACTGCAATTGTCATGCATGAAGCATTTTGAATACAGTATTCCACAACTTCGCTGCTGCGATCCCTCTTTCCTGCCCATCTCTTCACTAGGCACCATAATATAGatgatttctttctttgtccAATGACCAATAGTGACACTCTCTGTTGCTTTGCTTCTTCAACTATTATTGGACCCTTTTCCTTTCCTTCAAGCAAAGCCATCTCAACTTGCACCTATTCGAAACAAAGCATAGCACACACAACAAACTTCAGGAACTAACTGTGTTAATGTTTCAAGGAGAAACTTGTCATTCTCTTacgtaaaatatttttctaagaaAGCATGTCTATGTTTAATTAATGAACTATGACAATCATTGCAAAATTGCAATTATATATGTATCTCTCAGCACCTTACATATAGTTGACTTTTTACATACACAGGCACACATTGCGAGGATCAGCAACGTTAGATGTACCTTACCCAAAAGAGACAAGACATAGACACAAGACAActcttcttattatttttcttcttctttttttcatttattaagcTAAAAGATGTGCACTCACATTTTAGAATACTTTTATATTGatcatgaaattcaattttttgtgcCACTGAATACAATAAGCATTCTTCACtgataaaatactaaaaataaattaaaaaacataaacaaagtTGACCTCTCTCTGATCGATATATACGACCAACATTGTAAGTAGAAAGATCAAAATTGAATACGAGTATACGACTTACCCCAGGCCTTCTCGTTTGACACGTATTTTTCATGGAGTGAAGAAATTCATACGCCGTTAGGTTACCCTTACCATTAGACCCTGTACCAATAACTAAAACAAATCTGTTAAGATTACTACAAATTAACATGtcaccaaaaaccaaaaaaaaaaaaataataataataatctcacCTCGTCTGGAGGGCTTGGCTACATGAAGAAGAATAACGGTATCTTGGGTTTGGATTGTGTTAGAGAGTGCCCATTCAAGAGCTCCCTTAGCTTCAAGGCTCGAATCAACAACTACCATTATCTTGTTGCCAATCTCCGGTCCAGCTTTAAACCCTTCTGCAGGGTCATCGTGGCTAAAGTCATCCCTGCTATTGCTCGAAACCTCGGTTTTCTGATTACCACGAATGGAACCAGAGGTGGGTTTGGTTCTAAAAAATAAGGAACATATTCGAGAACAAGCCGGAGCACGGCCAAGACACACACTTTGCACTACTCTTTTCCTGCCCATATGAATGCTTGACAATGAGAAAGGGTCTTGGTGGGAAAATAGAGCCAGCTAGgtgtgtatacatatatataaggtCAGGCCGCAACTACTGTTTCATCTTTGTGGCACTCGTTTTCATGACTCTTCTCTATAAAGTCAATACAAATTAGTCTCTttctgtttgtgtttttttaccGTATTGTCGGGTTCTCCATCACCATAAACGTGCAAACCATGAAGTTTTATAATATGTGATTTCTTTTATTGGTTCTACACATTTGATAGATCAATTATTAATGAGAACATTAGAGTTTATCTCCTCTTGTATCAGAATCTaatatatgtaaataatttataattaagcAGACAAAGTCAGCTTGTCAATTAGAGTGTTTTATTAATATTGAGCAAGATATATAAATTTCTAATAGAttagatattaaataaaatctCAAAGACTCCACGATTCAGTATATTATTCGTTAAATACATTGTATATCGTattataattgttatttttcattcttttattttattatagtataTCTGAATCCCAAGAACAAGGCAGGCATGACACATTGCAATTGAATTAGGATCACAGCAGCTGTTTCCAGAAGTTCGGCAAAATTCCATGAATAAGAAATGACTCGAAAGTGACTTGCTTGTATTGTTTGCCACTTTTTTCAATCCTCTCGTTGACTTGCatacaaaattagaaattaCAATTAATGCATGCCACTGTATTGGAATAATCTCTAACTTTCAAAGGGTATAGATGAGTAATTATTCATACTCCTCCATTATCTCACAGATAATACAATTAATAGTAAATATCACTAATACACATAATAGTAAATATCACAAACATTGAAATATCTATCACATTTATGTAAGAGAAAAGATATCACCACCACTCTTCTAAGACTCTTCTAAtagtacttaataatttttcattatgcacACGACACAAAATTATTGACcgatttaaaaattataaaaaaaataaaacgtCTCCTCCCATCCtcttaaaactcaaaaacaaaaagagccATTTCTTTTTGGCTTCATAATCATACCATATTTTCAATCATTAACATTTAATTTACAAAAAGGATTATCTTAATTCACTTTCAATTCTCTTAAAAGCTTTGCGatatatttgataaaatgtATTGTTGTCAAGATTAATTATATTATCACTACTTCtactcattaattattattattattattaacattatttaaaatgagaatcctaatttttaaaagaaatcgTCTTGTGTCTCGTGAACAGAACACATGACtcaatttttgtcttttttataaaatttcatgaaaTGGCTTGGGGTTGGGGCACCACCACAAGAAGTTTTAGGCTACCGACTTCTAGAACATTGGTGTGTGTTTTATGATTGATACGGATTAAGACAACTGTTCAATTAATGGTCATGACAGTCTGATTTTTTGATGACTGACGGCCATTTCTCATCATGGTTATAGGAAATTGGACAcatctttgtgtgaaaacaatgaacaaGAGGTAGACTTTCGTAAGAGAGCCTCACATGCAATGCACTAGCTAGACTTCGCAAGTACTGTATAATCATCATGAACAAAAGCTGATGAAGCAGACATATTATGCACTTATGCCTAAAAAACCCATTTTGATAGCACTTGCAACTCTCCAAAGCGGTAATCTCAAAGTCTAAATCTTCTGTCCTATTTTTCCTGCTTCACTCTATACTctatcaataaaaacttgtcacgtattcacctaattaattaaatactactattaattaataacgatagcattaataagtcaataatagtagtatttaattaattaggtgaacacgtgacaagtttttattggtgaagtatagagtggagcaggaaaaatgggacagaagatttagactcGTAATCTCATGCAATTACTCGGTGGGCTACTTATGAGTTCTTGTTTGCTTGCTAATTCTAATTAGTGCATACAACGATGAATGTAACTGATTTGCATAAGCCATTAAATGATTACACGGGGCTAACAATATATCataacttttttcttctctttttttgtcttttgggtTCTCATTTTTGCTTTCACACATTAAATTTGAAACCTTAAGTTGTCAATAATTGAAAGAGTTCAAACACTACGAAAATATCTAGGGttcgtttggtaatgttgttctaataatgttttttttttaaatacgtgtgggtaaaaaagtgtataaaaaattaaaaatacgtataatattgtttaaaaactaaaaatatatatttaaatacatgTACGAAACAGACCACTGCTaccttgaaaataaaaaaaaagctctcaCTCTTACAAGAAGAATGGAACGCAGATTTTAGCAATTTTACTACTTGCATTCACTTGTATACAGGGGTGGACCCACTTAGAAAGGTCGGGCCATGGCCCCAAacttttctaattttataaaattgccCTTAAAGGTGGGGCCATGGACTCCCAAacttttctaattttataaaattgtccttaaagttttttagatttttcaaaaaatatatagttggCCTCCAAAACTTctcaaaaattagatttttacccctaaattcacataaaattttcaaaataaacatgGTTAGCCCCCAAACTCTTCATATTTCTTATATAACACTACCAAATTggttcaatttcaattttatatttattactatttccccatttataaaattttagttctCCCCCCTGCTTTTATATGAACTTTAtctaatttttccttttgttataACGAAAACAGCACATGCACCATGTAGTAAAACCTACATAATTTCTGATGTTACATAGAGGATATGCATGCatgtattatatatacattaatGGGTTTATATAGTCTGACTATATAGGCGTAACACCTATAGGCTATATTCATATAACATAAACTAAAACATGATAAagtaattatataaaagaaaagaacttcCACAATTTTATCTAGCTCATGATTTATGAGATAGATGTCTATGCAAGTTCTTGAGATGAAATTTTAGGTTTGATTCTCGTATGAGATTTGCTATCTAAGATAATAGCATGATCAACAAGTGGGGAGTTCACGTAGGATAACTGTATAATATGAGAGCACTCTCAAACACAAAAGATTATCATGTACACCTTTGCTCACATCTTTTCAAAATCTGAGGGAGTGTTTGGTACACgtgtttgaaaatatgtgttttgttgtttaatttgaatacatgtgtgaaaatacatatgagtgaaaaaatgtatgaaaatacgtgtattattgtttaaaaattgaaaatgtgtgTTTGAGTGGGTGTACCAAACACCCTTGGAACTAATCAATTCTCAAAACACTTATCACCCTTCATCCCCATAGCTAATTATTACAAGCTCATAAAATACATTTGCAATAACATTAGTGTCCAAAGAAAGTGAGGATTAGGAcctaaaattattattctttaaCAATAACAAGGCTTACTGTTGGTGTATTTTAATAATctagataaataataaataataattttcatac is a genomic window containing:
- the LOC142632024 gene encoding uncharacterized protein LOC142632024 isoform X1, whose translation is MGRKRVVQSVCLGRAPACSRICSLFFRTKPTSGSIRGNQKTEVSSNSRDDFSHDDPAEGFKAGPEIGNKIMVVVDSSLEAKGALEWALSNTIQTQDTVILLHVAKPSRRVIGTGSNGKGNLTAYEFLHSMKNTCQTRRPGVQVEMALLEGKEKGPIIVEEAKQQRVSLLVIGQRKKSSILWCLVKRWAGKRDRSSEVVEYCIQNASCMTIAVRRKSKKLGGFLITTKRHKNFWLLA
- the LOC142632024 gene encoding uncharacterized protein LOC142632024 isoform X2 codes for the protein MGRKRVVQSVCLGRAPACSRICSLFFRTKPTSGSIRGNQKTEVSSNSRDDFSHDDPAEGFKAGPEIGNKIMVVVDSSLEAKGALEWALSNTIQTQDTVILLHVAKPSRRGSNGKGNLTAYEFLHSMKNTCQTRRPGVQVEMALLEGKEKGPIIVEEAKQQRVSLLVIGQRKKSSILWCLVKRWAGKRDRSSEVVEYCIQNASCMTIAVRRKSKKLGGFLITTKRHKNFWLLA